A region of Pseudomonas marginalis DNA encodes the following proteins:
- a CDS encoding ABC transporter substrate-binding protein: MQRRTLLKASLTAAALSLPLSVRSAFAAEPFTFYGLKSMSGAFASYGKFADMGSRLAVAQHTELLGRPLNYKVIDTEGNAGKAVRKVQEAIQQDGARFFQGCTLSSSALAVAKEVDKVGGVFMTPVGADEVTGKDCNHATFRWSVPTYGAIRETMVPLIKLLPDAKRWYTITPQYVFGEALLEGARNVLKEHGLEHVGNSYHSLQEQEFSGYLTNAISTKPDVLVLLNFGSQSSNTLRQAVNFGIKERMKVLLVWSAGLDQFQELGSDILDGVYLGAQYWHQVDTPLNRELVKLTQAKYGINPTYPLAADYISTKVMLDTIIATASFDGPTVAKAMQGLSFEGPTGKESIRAGDHQVIKDYYLLVGKAAGEMADKDDLAKVLSAGQSFPPVEATGCTLA, translated from the coding sequence ATGCAGCGTCGTACGTTATTGAAAGCCAGTCTTACCGCCGCCGCCCTCAGTCTTCCACTGAGCGTGCGTTCGGCATTCGCCGCCGAGCCCTTTACCTTTTACGGCCTCAAGTCCATGTCCGGCGCCTTTGCCAGCTATGGCAAGTTTGCCGACATGGGTTCGCGCCTGGCGGTGGCACAACACACCGAGCTACTGGGCCGCCCCTTGAACTACAAGGTCATCGACACCGAGGGCAACGCCGGCAAGGCCGTGCGCAAGGTGCAGGAGGCGATCCAGCAGGACGGCGCGCGCTTCTTCCAGGGCTGCACGCTGTCGTCGTCGGCACTCGCGGTGGCCAAGGAAGTCGACAAGGTCGGCGGTGTATTCATGACCCCGGTCGGTGCCGATGAAGTCACCGGCAAAGACTGCAACCACGCCACGTTCCGCTGGTCGGTACCTACCTACGGCGCGATCCGCGAAACCATGGTGCCGCTGATCAAGCTGCTGCCGGATGCCAAGCGCTGGTACACCATCACGCCGCAATATGTGTTCGGCGAAGCGCTGCTCGAAGGCGCCAGAAACGTACTCAAGGAACATGGCCTGGAGCATGTCGGCAACAGCTACCACTCGCTGCAGGAGCAGGAATTCTCCGGCTACCTGACCAACGCCATCTCCACCAAACCCGACGTGCTGGTGTTGCTGAATTTCGGCAGCCAATCGTCCAACACCCTGCGCCAGGCGGTGAACTTCGGCATCAAGGAGCGCATGAAAGTGCTGCTGGTGTGGTCCGCCGGCCTCGACCAGTTCCAGGAACTGGGCAGCGATATCCTCGACGGCGTGTACCTCGGCGCGCAGTACTGGCATCAGGTCGACACCCCGCTCAACCGCGAACTGGTCAAGCTGACCCAGGCCAAGTACGGCATCAACCCCACCTACCCGTTGGCCGCCGACTACATCAGCACCAAAGTCATGCTCGACACCATCATCGCCACCGCCAGCTTCGACGGGCCGACCGTGGCCAAGGCCATGCAGGGCCTGAGTTTCGAAGGCCCCACCGGCAAGGAGTCGATCCGCGCCGGCGACCACCAGGTGATCAAGGACTACTACCTGCTGGTCGGCAAGGCCGCCGGCGAGATGGCCGACAAGGATGACCTGGCCAAGGTACTCAGCGCCGGCCAGTCCTTCCCGCCGGTGGAAGCCACGGGCTGCACGCTCGCCTGA
- a CDS encoding branched-chain amino acid ABC transporter permease, with translation MLNLYLFQILNGLGLGMIYFLIAVGLTIIFGLLNFVNFAHGAFFLLGAYICYTAVSLTGNFWLALLIAPLVVAALAWVIERLLIQRIYHLPHMFQILVTLGIALIIQEASVMIWGPVGKSVAVPELLRGVLVVGDFVYPYYRLFLIVFSGLVGLGLWLLLERTRFGALVRAGSESTETVSLLGTNIFRLFSMTFALGVGLAGMAGVLFAPLRGAQPFVGPEILGIAFVVVVIGGMGSFSGALVGGLLVGVVQSLMTTLWPQGASLMIYGAMAVVILVRPYGLFGRA, from the coding sequence ATGCTTAATCTTTACCTGTTCCAGATACTCAACGGCCTTGGATTGGGAATGATCTACTTCCTGATCGCGGTCGGGCTGACGATCATTTTCGGCCTGCTCAACTTCGTCAACTTCGCCCACGGCGCGTTCTTCCTGCTGGGCGCCTACATCTGCTACACCGCCGTGAGCCTCACCGGCAACTTCTGGCTGGCGCTGTTGATTGCGCCGCTGGTGGTGGCCGCGTTGGCCTGGGTGATCGAGCGGCTGTTGATCCAGCGGATCTATCACTTGCCGCACATGTTCCAGATCCTGGTCACCCTGGGCATCGCACTGATCATCCAGGAAGCCAGCGTAATGATCTGGGGCCCGGTGGGCAAAAGCGTCGCCGTGCCGGAACTGCTGCGCGGCGTGCTGGTGGTGGGTGATTTCGTCTACCCCTACTACCGCCTGTTCCTCATCGTGTTTTCCGGGCTGGTGGGCCTGGGCCTGTGGCTGCTGCTGGAACGCACACGCTTCGGCGCCCTGGTGCGCGCCGGCAGTGAAAGCACCGAGACCGTGTCGCTGCTCGGCACGAATATCTTCCGCCTGTTCTCCATGACCTTCGCCCTCGGCGTGGGCCTGGCCGGCATGGCCGGGGTGCTGTTCGCGCCGTTGCGCGGTGCGCAGCCGTTCGTTGGCCCGGAGATTCTCGGCATCGCCTTCGTGGTGGTGGTGATCGGCGGCATGGGCTCGTTCAGCGGTGCGCTGGTCGGCGGTTTGCTGGTGGGCGTGGTGCAAAGCCTGATGACCACACTCTGGCCCCAAGGCGCGAGCCTGATGATCTACGGCGCCATGGCCGTGGTGATTCTGGTGCGGCCTTACGGCCTGTTTGGGAGAGCCTGA
- a CDS encoding branched-chain amino acid ABC transporter permease, with amino-acid sequence MSEKNPLPFAKTQSRAMLLWVVAVLIGLPVLLPSATLASEILIFAMAALACNLLLGYTGLLSFGQGIFFGAGAYCAALLMIHLQLGLFTALLGAAIAGGFLALLVGALAIRRTGIYFVMLTLAFSQMAYFVAYTLSDWTGGDNGLLSVPRPEIRIGDAVLLSLADARAFYGFVAVLFLLIFIGARRVIASPFGSTLMAIRENETRASAIGYDTRHFKILVFVLSGAVTGIAGALYAMLLHFVPLSNIDLAMSENILIMTIIGGTGSLFGSLLGAGSIVLLGDFLSDLWPRWLMLLGVILILVVIFMRGGLWGGLAALFERVRGRRKAVVVAKEEGL; translated from the coding sequence ATGAGCGAGAAAAATCCCCTGCCGTTTGCCAAAACCCAATCACGCGCCATGTTGCTGTGGGTCGTGGCGGTGCTGATCGGCCTGCCCGTGCTATTGCCCTCGGCGACCCTGGCCAGCGAGATTCTGATCTTTGCCATGGCGGCCCTGGCCTGCAACCTGTTGCTGGGCTACACCGGGCTGCTGTCATTCGGCCAAGGCATCTTCTTTGGTGCCGGTGCCTACTGCGCGGCGCTGCTGATGATCCACCTGCAACTGGGCCTGTTCACCGCGCTGCTGGGCGCCGCCATCGCCGGTGGTTTCCTGGCCTTGCTGGTGGGTGCCCTGGCGATCCGGCGCACCGGCATCTACTTCGTGATGCTCACATTGGCCTTCAGCCAGATGGCGTACTTTGTCGCCTACACCTTGAGCGACTGGACCGGCGGCGATAACGGCCTGCTCAGCGTGCCACGCCCGGAAATCCGCATCGGCGACGCCGTGCTGTTGTCCCTGGCCGACGCCCGCGCGTTCTATGGTTTTGTCGCGGTGCTGTTCCTGCTGATCTTCATCGGCGCACGCCGGGTGATCGCCTCGCCGTTCGGCAGCACGTTGATGGCGATCCGCGAAAACGAAACCCGCGCCTCGGCCATCGGCTACGACACGCGGCACTTCAAGATCCTGGTGTTCGTGCTGTCCGGCGCAGTCACCGGAATTGCCGGGGCGCTGTACGCCATGCTGCTGCACTTTGTGCCGCTGTCGAATATCGACCTGGCGATGTCCGAAAACATCCTGATCATGACCATCATCGGCGGCACCGGCTCGCTGTTCGGTTCGTTGCTGGGCGCCGGGTCCATCGTGCTGCTGGGGGATTTTCTTTCCGACCTGTGGCCCCGTTGGCTGATGCTGCTGGGGGTGATCCTGATCCTGGTGGTGATCTTCATGCGCGGCGGTTTGTGGGGCGGCCTGGCCGCGTTGTTCGAGCGCGTGCGCGGCCGTCGCAAGGCCGTCGTCGTCGCCAAGGAGGAAGGGCTATGA
- a CDS encoding ABC transporter ATP-binding protein, producing MSILLETQDLELAYGAFRAVNGVNLKVEAGTIHTIIGPNGAGKTSLFHCLTGERQATAGAIHFNGKNLMRKPAHARVGLGMARSFQLTSLFQNLSVRENLRLAAQGRDGARALNFWRRVDSKREHLEMADQVLERLQLSARAETLAGELSHGQQRVLEVGMSICSKPKLLMLDEPTSGMGIDDIPIMTQLISDLGRDHTVLLIEHNMSIVMSISQRITVMSHGQILVEGTPEFVRADERVRSAYLGEAA from the coding sequence ATGAGCATCTTGTTGGAAACCCAGGACCTGGAACTGGCCTATGGCGCGTTCCGTGCGGTGAACGGCGTGAACCTCAAGGTCGAAGCCGGCACCATCCACACCATCATCGGCCCCAACGGTGCGGGCAAGACCAGCCTGTTCCACTGCCTGACCGGTGAACGCCAGGCCACGGCCGGGGCGATTCATTTCAACGGCAAGAACCTGATGCGCAAGCCCGCCCACGCGCGCGTCGGCCTGGGCATGGCGCGCTCGTTCCAGCTCACCAGCCTGTTCCAGAACCTCAGCGTGCGCGAAAACCTGCGCCTCGCCGCCCAGGGCCGCGACGGTGCACGTGCGTTGAATTTCTGGCGCCGCGTGGACAGCAAGCGCGAACACCTGGAGATGGCCGACCAGGTGCTCGAACGCCTGCAACTCAGCGCCCGCGCCGAGACCCTGGCCGGCGAGTTGTCCCACGGCCAGCAACGGGTGCTGGAGGTGGGCATGTCGATCTGCTCCAAGCCCAAACTGTTGATGCTCGACGAGCCCACCTCGGGCATGGGCATCGATGACATCCCGATCATGACCCAGTTGATCAGCGACCTCGGCCGCGACCACACGGTGCTGTTGATCGAACACAACATGAGCATCGTCATGTCCATCAGCCAACGTATCACCGTGATGAGCCACGGGCAGATCCTGGTGGAAGGCACGCCGGAGTTCGTGCGTGCCGATGAACGCGTGCGCAGTGCTTACCTTGGGGAGGCTGCCTGA
- a CDS encoding ABC transporter ATP-binding protein — translation MLIVENIHSYYDKSHVLEGVSLRVNPGELVTLLGRNGAGKTTTLRSILGIICPRQGQIHFNGQALVGQKIFEIARQGLALVPENRGIFRLLTVEENLRIAVRKSSRWQLEDVYGMFPRLKERRRNAGHALSGGEQQMLAIARALLNDPKLLILDEPTEGLAPVIVDELVKILRKVKDDGLPVLLVEQNLMVCDKLADRHYVLEQGRVVYEGSAAAFRADPTIKNRYLALSA, via the coding sequence ATGTTGATCGTCGAGAATATCCATTCCTACTATGACAAGAGTCACGTGCTCGAAGGCGTGTCGCTGAGGGTCAACCCCGGCGAACTGGTGACCCTGCTCGGGCGCAACGGTGCCGGCAAGACCACCACCCTGCGCAGCATCCTCGGCATCATCTGCCCACGCCAGGGCCAGATCCACTTCAACGGCCAGGCGCTGGTGGGGCAGAAAATCTTTGAAATCGCGCGCCAGGGCCTGGCGCTGGTGCCGGAGAATCGCGGGATCTTCCGCCTGCTGACCGTCGAGGAAAACCTGCGCATTGCCGTCCGCAAGAGCAGCCGCTGGCAGCTTGAAGACGTGTACGGCATGTTCCCGCGCCTCAAGGAGCGGCGCAGGAACGCCGGCCATGCGCTCTCCGGCGGCGAGCAACAGATGCTCGCGATCGCCCGCGCCCTGCTCAACGATCCGAAGCTGCTGATCCTCGACGAACCCACCGAAGGCCTGGCCCCGGTGATCGTCGACGAACTGGTGAAGATCCTGCGCAAGGTCAAGGACGACGGCCTGCCGGTGCTGCTGGTGGAACAGAACCTGATGGTCTGCGACAAGCTCGCCGACCGCCATTACGTCCTCGAACAGGGCCGCGTGGTCTACGAAGGCAGTGCCGCCGCCTTCCGCGCCGACCCGACGATCAAGAACCGCTACCTGGCGCTGAGCGCCTGA
- a CDS encoding Zn-dependent hydrolase → MNSFAQPLQGNAPLINRDRLWQSLMDLAQLGATVKGGVCRLALTDLDRQARDLFVQWCEAAGCSVSVDAIGNIFARRPGRNPALPPVMTGSHIDTQPTGGKFDGCYGVMAGLEVIRTLNDLNIETQAPLEVVVWTNEEGSRFPPCMMGSGVFAGKFDLQDTLAKQDEQGLSVGAELQRIGYAGARAVLGHPVGAYFEAHIEQGPVLEDQATTIGVVMGCLGQKWFDLTLTGVEAHAGPTPMHLRKDALVGAAEVVSAVNRIAHQQQPHACGTVGCLSLHPGSRNVIPGQVHMTLDLRHLHADKLQAMVDEVRGVIEATAARHGLTFELTPTADFPPLDFHPACVNAVRDAASALGLSHMDIVSGAGHDAIFVAELGPAGMIFVPCEGGISHNEIENAAPDDLAAGSAVLLRAMVNAAQGNSHE, encoded by the coding sequence ATGAACAGTTTTGCGCAACCGCTCCAGGGCAACGCCCCGCTGATCAACCGCGACCGCCTGTGGCAATCGCTGATGGACCTGGCGCAACTGGGCGCCACGGTCAAGGGCGGCGTGTGCCGCCTGGCCCTCACCGACCTGGACCGCCAGGCCCGTGACTTGTTTGTGCAGTGGTGCGAGGCCGCCGGGTGCAGCGTCAGTGTCGACGCCATCGGCAATATCTTCGCCCGCCGCCCTGGGCGTAATCCGGCACTGCCGCCGGTGATGACCGGCAGCCATATCGACACCCAACCCACCGGCGGCAAGTTCGATGGTTGCTACGGGGTGATGGCCGGGCTGGAAGTGATCCGCACCCTCAACGATTTGAACATCGAGACCCAGGCGCCGCTCGAAGTGGTGGTATGGACCAATGAAGAAGGCTCGCGCTTCCCGCCGTGCATGATGGGCTCCGGGGTATTTGCCGGTAAGTTCGACTTGCAGGACACCCTCGCCAAACAGGACGAGCAAGGCCTGTCGGTGGGCGCCGAGTTGCAGCGCATCGGCTATGCCGGTGCCCGCGCGGTGTTGGGCCACCCGGTCGGCGCGTATTTCGAAGCGCATATCGAGCAAGGCCCGGTGCTGGAAGACCAGGCCACCACCATTGGCGTGGTCATGGGCTGCCTGGGCCAGAAGTGGTTCGACCTGACCCTCACCGGCGTCGAAGCCCACGCCGGGCCGACGCCGATGCACCTGCGCAAGGATGCCCTGGTGGGCGCCGCCGAGGTGGTCAGCGCGGTCAACCGTATCGCCCACCAGCAGCAACCTCACGCCTGCGGCACGGTCGGCTGCCTGAGCCTGCACCCGGGGTCGCGCAATGTGATTCCCGGCCAGGTGCACATGACCCTCGACCTGCGCCACCTGCATGCCGACAAGCTGCAGGCCATGGTCGATGAAGTACGTGGCGTGATCGAAGCCACAGCAGCCCGGCACGGGTTGACCTTCGAACTGACGCCCACCGCCGACTTCCCGCCGCTGGACTTCCACCCGGCCTGCGTCAACGCCGTGCGTGATGCGGCGAGTGCCTTAGGCCTGAGCCATATGGACATCGTCAGCGGCGCCGGGCATGACGCGATTTTCGTCGCCGAACTGGGCCCGGCCGGGATGATCTTTGTGCCGTGCGAAGGCGGCATCAGCCATAACGAAATCGAAAACGCCGCGCCGGATGACCTGGCGGCCGGGAGCGCCGTGTTGTTGCGCGCCATGGTCAACGCGGCACAGGGGAATAGCCATGAGTGA
- a CDS encoding amidase, whose protein sequence is MSDIGELTAVQLLAHFRDKTLSPVEVTEDALLRIERYNPMVNAYCHVDPEGALRAARASEHRWLKGEPCGALDGVPASIKDLTLTLGMPTRKGSRTSSAEGPWDVDAPFPAFMRKAGAVLLGKTTTPEFGWKGVTDNPLYGITRNPWDTRTTAGGSSGGAGAAAALNLGVLHQGSDAGGSIRIPCAFTGTFGIKPTFGYVPQWPASSMTILSHLGPMTRTVEDSVLMLQAVAQPDARDGLIGAPRTTPWLTPHTDLNGLRVAYSPTFGYVDVDPQVARVVAQAVEGLVQLGAHVEQIDPGFSDPLEVFSTLWAAGAARLTGSMSDAQKQLLDPGLLRIAQRGEQLSLDDFNAALEARAALVARMAAFHEHYDVLVSPMMPITAFEAGHNVPPGSGMQEWTEWTPFTYPFNLTQQPAASVPCGLAANGLPVGLHVVAARFADEQVLRVCQVYARAFPTRHLHAPV, encoded by the coding sequence ATGAGTGACATAGGTGAACTGACGGCCGTACAACTGCTGGCGCATTTTCGCGACAAGACCCTGTCGCCGGTGGAGGTCACCGAGGATGCATTGCTGCGCATCGAACGCTACAACCCGATGGTCAACGCCTACTGCCATGTGGACCCCGAGGGCGCGCTGCGCGCCGCGCGGGCCTCGGAGCACCGCTGGTTGAAGGGTGAGCCCTGCGGTGCCCTGGATGGCGTGCCCGCCTCGATCAAGGATCTCACGCTGACGCTCGGCATGCCCACCCGCAAGGGCTCGCGCACCTCGTCGGCCGAGGGTCCGTGGGACGTCGACGCGCCCTTCCCAGCCTTTATGCGCAAGGCCGGCGCGGTGCTGCTGGGCAAGACCACCACCCCGGAATTCGGCTGGAAAGGCGTCACCGATAACCCGCTGTACGGCATCACGCGCAACCCGTGGGACACACGCACCACCGCAGGCGGCTCGTCTGGCGGCGCGGGCGCGGCAGCTGCATTGAACCTGGGCGTGCTGCACCAGGGCAGCGATGCCGGCGGCTCGATCCGCATCCCCTGCGCGTTTACCGGCACCTTCGGGATCAAGCCGACGTTCGGCTATGTGCCGCAGTGGCCGGCCAGTTCGATGACCATCCTGTCGCACCTGGGGCCGATGACCCGCACCGTGGAAGACAGCGTGCTGATGCTGCAGGCCGTGGCACAGCCGGATGCGCGGGATGGCCTGATCGGCGCGCCGAGGACCACGCCATGGCTCACGCCGCACACGGATTTGAACGGCCTGCGCGTGGCCTACAGCCCCACGTTTGGCTACGTGGATGTCGACCCGCAGGTGGCCAGGGTGGTCGCCCAGGCGGTCGAGGGCCTGGTGCAGCTGGGTGCCCATGTCGAGCAGATCGACCCTGGCTTCAGCGACCCGCTGGAGGTGTTCAGCACCTTGTGGGCGGCGGGCGCGGCACGCCTGACCGGGTCCATGAGCGACGCACAGAAACAACTGCTGGACCCTGGGCTGCTGCGCATTGCCCAGCGTGGCGAGCAGTTGAGCCTGGATGACTTCAACGCAGCCCTCGAAGCCCGCGCCGCGCTGGTGGCCCGGATGGCGGCGTTCCACGAGCATTACGACGTGCTGGTCTCGCCGATGATGCCGATCACCGCGTTCGAGGCCGGACACAACGTACCGCCCGGTTCCGGGATGCAGGAATGGACCGAGTGGACACCGTTCACCTACCCCTTCAACCTCACCCAGCAACCGGCGGCGTCGGTGCCGTGCGGCTTGGCGGCGAATGGCTTGCCGGTGGGGTTGCATGTGGTGGCGGCGCGGTTTGCCGATGAGCAGGTGTTGAGGGTATGCCAGGTGTATGCGCGAGCATTTCCAACCCGACACTTGCATGCCCCGGTCTGA
- a CDS encoding DUF2846 domain-containing protein codes for MALACLQGCAHTDPLLGQPYFTTPAQTASDKATVYFVREYRLMSPQFITEVHVDGQCLGGLPTGGYFKVDLPAGVHRVSSNKTSILTDEATRQFDLSVKAGQSYFVVDQDLWAEPKDGLTLGDMNNNIYRGSMHYFRWALLPADTAVKFMPKYRLAKSK; via the coding sequence TTGGCGCTTGCCTGCTTGCAAGGCTGCGCGCATACCGACCCACTGCTGGGTCAGCCTTACTTCACAACGCCAGCCCAGACAGCCAGCGACAAGGCCACCGTTTACTTCGTGCGCGAGTATCGCCTCATGAGCCCGCAATTCATCACCGAAGTCCACGTCGATGGCCAGTGCCTTGGGGGGCTGCCTACCGGCGGCTACTTCAAGGTGGACTTGCCAGCCGGCGTGCACCGCGTCAGCTCCAACAAAACCTCAATCCTCACGGACGAAGCCACGCGCCAGTTTGACTTGTCCGTCAAGGCTGGCCAGAGCTACTTCGTGGTGGATCAGGATTTGTGGGCAGAACCCAAGGACGGTTTGACCCTGGGCGACATGAACAACAATATCTATCGAGGCTCCATGCACTATTTCCGGTGGGCGCTACTGCCTGCCGATACTGCCGTGAAGTTCATGCCCAAGTACCGCTTGGCCAAATCCAAATAA
- a CDS encoding LysR family transcriptional regulator — protein sequence MDIELARTFLEITRCGSLAAAAEKLHVTQTAITARVKNLESQLGSTLFVRNRAGARLTADGEAFVVYANQLLQTWEAARRDLPLPDGYRNVLHIGGEVSLCNPLMLGWARALREQIPGHALRTEVREGEYLLRQLELGVLDAALVFQPQYWPGLQVEQVLEEKLILVQLTSKPAPYVYIDWGPGFRQQHDAALPDRARAAVSFNLGPLALQYILENGGAGYFRTRVVQSYLDSGVMQRVPKAPEFSFPTFLVYSRARDSAVLQQALGLLREVVKAESDWSQRWDPLI from the coding sequence ATGGACATCGAACTGGCACGCACTTTCCTGGAAATCACCCGCTGCGGCAGCCTGGCCGCCGCAGCCGAGAAACTGCACGTCACCCAGACCGCCATCACCGCACGCGTTAAAAACCTGGAAAGCCAGCTGGGCAGTACGCTGTTCGTGCGCAACCGCGCCGGTGCACGCCTGACCGCCGACGGCGAGGCGTTTGTGGTGTACGCCAACCAGTTGCTGCAAACCTGGGAAGCCGCGCGGCGTGACCTGCCGCTGCCCGATGGCTATCGCAATGTGCTGCATATCGGCGGTGAAGTCAGCCTGTGCAACCCGCTGATGCTCGGTTGGGCCCGGGCCCTGCGCGAACAGATCCCCGGGCATGCCCTGCGCACCGAAGTGCGTGAAGGTGAATACCTGCTGCGGCAGCTGGAGCTCGGCGTACTCGATGCCGCGCTGGTGTTCCAGCCGCAGTACTGGCCGGGGTTGCAGGTGGAGCAGGTGCTGGAAGAAAAACTGATCCTGGTGCAATTGACGAGCAAACCGGCCCCGTACGTCTACATCGATTGGGGCCCTGGTTTCCGCCAGCAGCACGACGCGGCCCTGCCCGACAGGGCTCGCGCGGCGGTAAGTTTCAACCTCGGGCCGCTGGCATTGCAGTACATCCTCGAGAACGGCGGCGCCGGCTATTTCCGCACGCGGGTGGTACAGAGCTACCTGGACAGCGGCGTGATGCAGCGCGTGCCCAAGGCCCCGGAGTTCAGCTTCCCGACGTTCCTGGTGTACTCGCGGGCACGGGATTCGGCGGTGTTGCAACAGGCCCTGGGGCTGCTGCGTGAAGTGGTCAAGGCCGAGAGTGACTGGTCGCAGCGCTGGGACCCGTTGATCTGA